A region of Tigriopus californicus strain San Diego chromosome 7, Tcal_SD_v2.1, whole genome shotgun sequence DNA encodes the following proteins:
- the LOC131883309 gene encoding RAC-gamma serine/threonine-protein kinase-like isoform X1 has translation MTSLSTSPPTIGAMSQAALAVPTGGVLPGPLSPTHVIKQGWLQKRGEHIKNWRPRYFILKDDGMFLGFKTKPTADTDLTDPLNNFTVRNCEIIESNRPKPFTFAIRGLQMTTIVVRTFHVDSEDDRRDWVSAIEKVKLKLEDENMETEETSEDNSKFVDMFKNTGKRRHRDGRCKVTLENFEFIKVLGKGTFGKVILCREKSTQSLYAIKILKKEVIIRKDEVAHTLTEKNVLQKTKHPFLLQLKYSFTTVDRLCLVTEYVNGGELYFHLSKERQFSEDRTRFYGAEIICAISYLHKLGIIYRDLKLENLLLDQQGHIKIADFGLCKEDIHWGNTTKTFCGTPEYLAPEVLEDSDYGRAVDWWGVGIVMYEMMSGRLPFYNHDHEVMFELILVEEVRFPGCMSPEARELLSGLLIKDPNKRLGGGPEDAAEITTHVFFQTIDWNLLKEKKLEPPFRPQVMSDTDTRYFDTEFTGESVELTPPDEGGPSEFSAIQEVDESFSQFSYQDPGSVMTTGSLHSRNSLPIHSE, from the exons ATGACCTCGCTCTCCACCTCCCCGCCCACGATCGGTGCCATGTCTCAGGCTGCACTGGCCGTGCCCACGGGTGGTGTATTACCCGGACCTTTGAGCCCCACGCACGTCATCAAACAAGGCTGGTTACAAAAACGCG GTGAACACATCAAGAATTGGCGTCCTCGTTACTTCATCTTGAAAGACGATGGCATGTTTTTGGGGTTCAAGACCAAGCCCACCGCCGACACCGATCTTACGGATCCGCTCAATAATTTCACGGTCCGCAATTGTGAGATCATTGAGTCGAATCGACCCAAGCCGTTCACCTTCGCCATTCGTGGGCTCCAGATGACCACCATCGTGGTCCGCACCTTCCACGTCGATTCTGAAGACGATAG GCGTGATTGGGTTTCTGCCATTGAGAAGGTGAAACTGAAGTTGGAAGATGAAAACATGGAGACAGAAGAAACGTCCGAAGATAACAGCAAGTTCGTGGATATGTTCAAAAACACGGGCAAAAGGCGACACAGAGATGGACGATGTAAAGTG ACGCTCGAGAATTTCGAATTCATCAAGGTGCTTGGAAAAGGAACGTTCGGCAAAGTGATTCTTTGTCGTGAAAAATCCACCCAGAGTTTGTATGCCATCAAAATTCTGAAAAAAGAAGTCATCATTCGGAAAGATGAAGTAGCTCACACGCTCACAGAAAAGAATGTCCTTCAGAAGACCAAACATCCATTCTTGTTG CAATTGAAATATTCCTTCACGACAGTGGATCGTTTGTGTTTGGTGACGGAATACGTGAATGGTGGTGAATTGTATTTCCATTTGTCCAAGGAGAGACAATTTTCAGAGGATAGGACACGATTCTATGGGGCAGAGATCATCTGCGCCATCAGCTACCTTCACAAGTTGGGCATTATCTACAGAGACCTGAAG ctTGAGAACCTGTTGCTCGACCAACAGGGTCACATCAAGATTGCCGATTTTGGGCTGTGCAAAGAGGACATTCACTGGGGGAACACCACAAAGACGTTTTGTGGCACTCCCGAATACCTGGCTCCAGAG GTTCTAGAGGACAGTGATTATGGTCGGGCTGTGGACTGGTGGGGCGTGGGAATCGTTATGTACGAGATGATGAGTGGTCGTCTCCCTTTCTACAATCATGACCACGAGGTCATGTTTGAGCTCATTTTGGTAGAGGAAGTCAGATTCCCGGGTTGCATGTCACCCGAAGCGCGCGAGCTCTTATCCGGACTCCTCATCAAGGACCCGAACAAACGACTTGGCGGAGGTCCAGAGGACGCGGCCGAAATAACCACCCATGTGTTCTTCCAAACTATTGACTGGAATctcttgaaggaaaagaag CTGGAGCCTCCATTCAGACCCCAAGTCATGTCTGACACGGACACTCGCTACTTTGATACCGAGTTCACGGGTGAGTCGGTCGAGCTCACCCCGCCCGATGAAGGCGGCCCTTCAGAGTTCTCGGCTATTCAAGAGGTGGACGAGTCGTTTTCTCAATTCTCCTATCAAGATCCTGGCTCAGTGATGACCACGGGCTCACTCCATAGTCGAAACTCTCTTCCAATTCATTCAGAATGA
- the LOC131883501 gene encoding uncharacterized protein LOC131883501: protein MLDDTTIHKNWIVLINQVILHGKLRKGIGGSTTLSLLEQEILWQESMVENLIYCERIIDLLNRKGFKPNIKFRLSPEGISPHPHHCHPEQREDRGSPQPQSSLASAELLSAFEDDFEERLNMDEKEQPHSDTQLQTPQGNTATCLNVRTSEKMKNYYRDELKMSQGKAKYYLYEHDCLLFGFYENGNWSFGIKDQGPRPNGKEVSIHSEAGFADGMTNVHVRKAEYPL, encoded by the exons ATGTTGGACGACACGACCATTCATAAGAATTGGATCGTTCTCATCAACCAGGTCATCTTACACGGCAAA CTTCGCAAAGGGATTGGCGGTTCCACGACCCTGTCCTTATTGGAGCAAGAGATTCTTTGGCAGGAATCCATGGTGGAAAATCTCATCTATTGTGAACGAATCATCGACTTACTCAATCGAAAGGGCTTTAAGCCCAACATCAAATTCCGCCTTTCACCAGAGGGGATCTCTCCCCATCCTCATCACTGCCATCCAGAGCAGCGAGAAGATCGTGGAAGTCCCCAACCTCAATCATCGTTAGCCTCCGCTGAGTTGTTGTCTGCCTTTGAGGACGATTTCGAGGAGAGGCTGAATATGGATGAGAAAGAGCAGCCACATTCAGACACTCAACTTCAGACACCTCAAGGCAACACCGCCACCTGCTTAAATGTGAGAACGAGCgagaagatgaagaactaCTACCGAGATGAGCTCAAAATGAGTCAAGGAAAAGCTAA ataTTACCTTTATGAACACGACTGTTTGCTTTTTGGATTCTACGAGAACGGAAATTGGAGCTTTGGAATCAAAGATCAAGGACCGCGTCCCAACGGAAAAGAAGTTTCCATCCATTCGGAAGCCGGATTCGCCGACGGGATGACCAATGTACACGTCCGCAAAGCGGAATATCCACTCTAA
- the LOC131883499 gene encoding uncharacterized protein LOC131883499 isoform X2, giving the protein MLSRLARWTERLRPQPSPPSKTWLSRLSSGQAGSGQSRGQSSMCPATRRPGVWLRYTLLGFGVLGVTFWTVRYFRSGLDSPSDGLKLSLIAAFTAGLGFLGHRYIQVAYCQTEEESARSTFDRHLSDTHKKMQMAKEDARIKIEEMREDASEILTMKTEELWSRLRERYVTQALEEAFDFVTNIIDNLRDFGEIDKEEFDSPLFVLLALIKTVQDDLDQAWIESLPKKSQIDWDTFELHRRVSGHALSVYDASDEEDPTEQAKLLDIPNDTDIVYTYFKDNGDHVPKFILFLDHEIGSLILSIRGTHSLTDVIIDLICDDEEFLDGHAHRGIMRGSCKVLNEVKDILHQTLLKYPRYRLILTGHSLGAGTAELLTMVILKEKEKYVPKETEIQCVAIAPPPVYRTDSQVPKDMKDAINIYINNQDCVPRMCLGSIAKLLAMVRAVDKLNIEKRDQFKVFIGYDDDETKQNFARIQSVIQEIKQDRFPFLEHPGIINYLYKLKPVEGEGDDLSDKMCVVNQDSASFTRELIILERMILDHLKPYYIKAFDKCGIDTRKGKSG; this is encoded by the exons ATGTTGAGTCGCTTGGCCCGTTGGACCGAGCGATTGCGGCCGCAGCCTAGCCCGCCATCTAAGACCTGGCTAAGTCGGTTGAGCTCGGGCCAAGCGGGGTCGGGCCAGTCCCGCGGTCAATCCAGCATGTGCCCTGCCACGCGTCGGCCGGGGGTCTGGCTTCGATACACCCTTCTGGGGTTTGGCGTGTTGGGTGTGACCTTTTGGACTGTCCGATATTTCAG GTCTGGTCTCGACAGTCCCAGTGACGGCCTCAAATTGAGTCTGATTGCGGCTTTCACGGCGGGTTTAGGCTTTCTCGGCCATCGATACATTCA AGTGGCTTATTGTCAAACGGAGGAGGAATCCGCTCGGAGTACATTCGATCGGCATCTGAGTGACACGCATAAGAAAATGCAAATGGCCAAGGAGGACGCGAGGATCAAGATCGAAGAGATGCGTGAAGACGCTTCGGAAATCTTAACCATGAAAACTGAGGAGTTGTGGTCGCGGTTGCGTGAGCGCTATGTGACCCAAGCATTGGAAGAGGCCTTTGATTTCGTGACCAACATCATTG ACAATCTTCGCGATTTTGGTGAGATCGACAAAGAAGAGTTTGATTCACCCCTGTTCGTGCTCCTGGCCTTGATCAAAACTGTGCAAGACGACCTGGATCAAGCTTGGATCGAGTCTCTTCCCAAGAAGTCGCAAATCGATTGGGACACTTTCGAACTTCATCGTCGAGTCAGTGGACACGCCCTGAGCGTTTACGATGCTTCAGATGAAGAAGATCCCACCGAACAGGCCAAACTCCTGGATATCCCGAATGACACGGATATTGTGTACACGTATTTCAAGGACAATGGCGACCACGTGCccaagttcattttgtttttggatcACGAAATCGGATCGCTCATCTTGTCCATACGAGGCACTCATAGCTTGACTGACGTGATCATCGACTTGATCTGCGACGACGAAGAATTCCTTGATGGCCACGCCCATCGTGGAATCATGCGCGGCTCCTGCAAAGTGCTTAACGAGGTCAAGGACATTCTCCATCAGACCTTACTCAAGTATCCCCGATATCGTCTCATTCTGACGGGGCATTCCTTGGGAGCGGGCACGGCGGAGTTGCTGACCATGgtcattttgaaagagaaggagaagtaTGTGCCCAAGGAGACCGAGATCCAATGTGTGGCCATTGCTCCACCCCCAGTGTACCGCACAGACAGTCAAGTTCCCAAGGATATGAAAGACGCCATCAACATCTATATCAATAATCAGGATTGTGTGCCCCGCATGTGCCTGGGCTCAATTGCCAAGTTGTTGGCCATGGTCAGAGCTGTGGATAAGCTAAATATAGAGAAGAGAGACCAATTCAAGGTTTTCATCGGCTACGACGATGACGAGACCAAACAGAACTTTGCCAGGATCCAATCCGTGATTCAAGAGATCAAACAAGATCGATTTCCCTTTCTGGAACATCCGGGCATTATTAACTATCTGTATAAATTGAAACCCGTCGAGGGTGAGGGAGATGACCTGTCTGATAAAATGTGCGTGGTCAATCAGGACTCTGCGAGTTTCACTCGCGAACTCATTATTTTGGAACGTATGATTTTGGATCACTTGAAGCCATATTACatcaaagcctttgacaaatgTGGGATAGACACACGAAAAGGAAAGTCGGGCTGA
- the LOC131883309 gene encoding RAC serine/threonine-protein kinase-like isoform X2 gives MVEVQSFPRSLTFSEERLNYLATFLALSRRSRSLIRRDWVSAIEKVKLKLEDENMETEETSEDNSKFVDMFKNTGKRRHRDGRCKVTLENFEFIKVLGKGTFGKVILCREKSTQSLYAIKILKKEVIIRKDEVAHTLTEKNVLQKTKHPFLLQLKYSFTTVDRLCLVTEYVNGGELYFHLSKERQFSEDRTRFYGAEIICAISYLHKLGIIYRDLKLENLLLDQQGHIKIADFGLCKEDIHWGNTTKTFCGTPEYLAPEVLEDSDYGRAVDWWGVGIVMYEMMSGRLPFYNHDHEVMFELILVEEVRFPGCMSPEARELLSGLLIKDPNKRLGGGPEDAAEITTHVFFQTIDWNLLKEKKLEPPFRPQVMSDTDTRYFDTEFTGESVELTPPDEGGPSEFSAIQEVDESFSQFSYQDPGSVMTTGSLHSRNSLPIHSE, from the exons ATGGTTGAAGTGCAGAGTTTCCCTCGAAGTCTTACGTTCTCGGAAGAGCGGCTTAATTATTTAGCCACGTTCTTGGCGTTGTCCAGGAGATCCAGATCATTGATCAG GCGTGATTGGGTTTCTGCCATTGAGAAGGTGAAACTGAAGTTGGAAGATGAAAACATGGAGACAGAAGAAACGTCCGAAGATAACAGCAAGTTCGTGGATATGTTCAAAAACACGGGCAAAAGGCGACACAGAGATGGACGATGTAAAGTG ACGCTCGAGAATTTCGAATTCATCAAGGTGCTTGGAAAAGGAACGTTCGGCAAAGTGATTCTTTGTCGTGAAAAATCCACCCAGAGTTTGTATGCCATCAAAATTCTGAAAAAAGAAGTCATCATTCGGAAAGATGAAGTAGCTCACACGCTCACAGAAAAGAATGTCCTTCAGAAGACCAAACATCCATTCTTGTTG CAATTGAAATATTCCTTCACGACAGTGGATCGTTTGTGTTTGGTGACGGAATACGTGAATGGTGGTGAATTGTATTTCCATTTGTCCAAGGAGAGACAATTTTCAGAGGATAGGACACGATTCTATGGGGCAGAGATCATCTGCGCCATCAGCTACCTTCACAAGTTGGGCATTATCTACAGAGACCTGAAG ctTGAGAACCTGTTGCTCGACCAACAGGGTCACATCAAGATTGCCGATTTTGGGCTGTGCAAAGAGGACATTCACTGGGGGAACACCACAAAGACGTTTTGTGGCACTCCCGAATACCTGGCTCCAGAG GTTCTAGAGGACAGTGATTATGGTCGGGCTGTGGACTGGTGGGGCGTGGGAATCGTTATGTACGAGATGATGAGTGGTCGTCTCCCTTTCTACAATCATGACCACGAGGTCATGTTTGAGCTCATTTTGGTAGAGGAAGTCAGATTCCCGGGTTGCATGTCACCCGAAGCGCGCGAGCTCTTATCCGGACTCCTCATCAAGGACCCGAACAAACGACTTGGCGGAGGTCCAGAGGACGCGGCCGAAATAACCACCCATGTGTTCTTCCAAACTATTGACTGGAATctcttgaaggaaaagaag CTGGAGCCTCCATTCAGACCCCAAGTCATGTCTGACACGGACACTCGCTACTTTGATACCGAGTTCACGGGTGAGTCGGTCGAGCTCACCCCGCCCGATGAAGGCGGCCCTTCAGAGTTCTCGGCTATTCAAGAGGTGGACGAGTCGTTTTCTCAATTCTCCTATCAAGATCCTGGCTCAGTGATGACCACGGGCTCACTCCATAGTCGAAACTCTCTTCCAATTCATTCAGAATGA
- the LOC131883499 gene encoding uncharacterized protein LOC131883499 isoform X1 yields MLSRLARWTERLRPQPSPPSKTWLSRLSSGQAGSGQSRGQSSMCPATRRPGVWLRYTLLGFGVLGVTFWTVRYFRSGLDSPSDGLKLSLIAAFTAGLGFLGHRYIQLRLHPIGPNGLALGRNFNLPAPIITHTPRVAYCQTEEESARSTFDRHLSDTHKKMQMAKEDARIKIEEMREDASEILTMKTEELWSRLRERYVTQALEEAFDFVTNIIDNLRDFGEIDKEEFDSPLFVLLALIKTVQDDLDQAWIESLPKKSQIDWDTFELHRRVSGHALSVYDASDEEDPTEQAKLLDIPNDTDIVYTYFKDNGDHVPKFILFLDHEIGSLILSIRGTHSLTDVIIDLICDDEEFLDGHAHRGIMRGSCKVLNEVKDILHQTLLKYPRYRLILTGHSLGAGTAELLTMVILKEKEKYVPKETEIQCVAIAPPPVYRTDSQVPKDMKDAINIYINNQDCVPRMCLGSIAKLLAMVRAVDKLNIEKRDQFKVFIGYDDDETKQNFARIQSVIQEIKQDRFPFLEHPGIINYLYKLKPVEGEGDDLSDKMCVVNQDSASFTRELIILERMILDHLKPYYIKAFDKCGIDTRKGKSG; encoded by the exons ATGTTGAGTCGCTTGGCCCGTTGGACCGAGCGATTGCGGCCGCAGCCTAGCCCGCCATCTAAGACCTGGCTAAGTCGGTTGAGCTCGGGCCAAGCGGGGTCGGGCCAGTCCCGCGGTCAATCCAGCATGTGCCCTGCCACGCGTCGGCCGGGGGTCTGGCTTCGATACACCCTTCTGGGGTTTGGCGTGTTGGGTGTGACCTTTTGGACTGTCCGATATTTCAG GTCTGGTCTCGACAGTCCCAGTGACGGCCTCAAATTGAGTCTGATTGCGGCTTTCACGGCGGGTTTAGGCTTTCTCGGCCATCGATACATTCA GCTGCGGTTGCACCCCATCGGGCCCAACGGCTTGGCCTTGGGCCGAAACTTCAATTTGCCCGCGCCCATTATAACGCATACCCCCAG AGTGGCTTATTGTCAAACGGAGGAGGAATCCGCTCGGAGTACATTCGATCGGCATCTGAGTGACACGCATAAGAAAATGCAAATGGCCAAGGAGGACGCGAGGATCAAGATCGAAGAGATGCGTGAAGACGCTTCGGAAATCTTAACCATGAAAACTGAGGAGTTGTGGTCGCGGTTGCGTGAGCGCTATGTGACCCAAGCATTGGAAGAGGCCTTTGATTTCGTGACCAACATCATTG ACAATCTTCGCGATTTTGGTGAGATCGACAAAGAAGAGTTTGATTCACCCCTGTTCGTGCTCCTGGCCTTGATCAAAACTGTGCAAGACGACCTGGATCAAGCTTGGATCGAGTCTCTTCCCAAGAAGTCGCAAATCGATTGGGACACTTTCGAACTTCATCGTCGAGTCAGTGGACACGCCCTGAGCGTTTACGATGCTTCAGATGAAGAAGATCCCACCGAACAGGCCAAACTCCTGGATATCCCGAATGACACGGATATTGTGTACACGTATTTCAAGGACAATGGCGACCACGTGCccaagttcattttgtttttggatcACGAAATCGGATCGCTCATCTTGTCCATACGAGGCACTCATAGCTTGACTGACGTGATCATCGACTTGATCTGCGACGACGAAGAATTCCTTGATGGCCACGCCCATCGTGGAATCATGCGCGGCTCCTGCAAAGTGCTTAACGAGGTCAAGGACATTCTCCATCAGACCTTACTCAAGTATCCCCGATATCGTCTCATTCTGACGGGGCATTCCTTGGGAGCGGGCACGGCGGAGTTGCTGACCATGgtcattttgaaagagaaggagaagtaTGTGCCCAAGGAGACCGAGATCCAATGTGTGGCCATTGCTCCACCCCCAGTGTACCGCACAGACAGTCAAGTTCCCAAGGATATGAAAGACGCCATCAACATCTATATCAATAATCAGGATTGTGTGCCCCGCATGTGCCTGGGCTCAATTGCCAAGTTGTTGGCCATGGTCAGAGCTGTGGATAAGCTAAATATAGAGAAGAGAGACCAATTCAAGGTTTTCATCGGCTACGACGATGACGAGACCAAACAGAACTTTGCCAGGATCCAATCCGTGATTCAAGAGATCAAACAAGATCGATTTCCCTTTCTGGAACATCCGGGCATTATTAACTATCTGTATAAATTGAAACCCGTCGAGGGTGAGGGAGATGACCTGTCTGATAAAATGTGCGTGGTCAATCAGGACTCTGCGAGTTTCACTCGCGAACTCATTATTTTGGAACGTATGATTTTGGATCACTTGAAGCCATATTACatcaaagcctttgacaaatgTGGGATAGACACACGAAAAGGAAAGTCGGGCTGA